The following are encoded in a window of Candidatus Moraniibacteriota bacterium genomic DNA:
- a CDS encoding DUF4446 family protein, with amino-acid sequence MLCYIFLMDAPSDFWLWIWILSGGIIFLLLFLTLLWIYVRKINETLKIFFSGTQEAKDFESVIIENIRHTQQLEKDVKDLASFSNNVYRLATKSPYKMGLIRFNPFKDIGGNQSFALSFLDKEKTGMVISSLYTREGTRIYAKPVYKGEALDGYEFSKEEKQAVIQASIKKIKGFQKSEK; translated from the coding sequence ATGTTGTGCTACATTTTCCTCATGGATGCGCCTAGTGATTTTTGGTTATGGATTTGGATTCTTTCTGGAGGAATAATATTTCTTCTTCTTTTTCTTACCTTACTTTGGATTTACGTTCGAAAAATTAATGAAACGTTAAAAATTTTTTTTTCTGGCACGCAAGAAGCTAAAGACTTTGAATCCGTTATTATAGAAAATATACGTCACACACAACAACTTGAAAAAGATGTAAAAGACCTCGCATCCTTCAGTAATAATGTTTATCGATTAGCCACAAAAAGTCCTTATAAAATGGGCCTTATAAGATTTAATCCTTTTAAAGATATTGGAGGAAATCAAAGTTTTGCCCTTTCTTTTTTGGATAAAGAAAAAACAGGTATGGTTATTTCATCTCTTTATACCCGAGAAGGAACGAGGATATACGCCAAACCTGTTTACAAAGGAGAGGCTCTGGATGGTTATGAATTTTCAAAAGAAGAAAAACAAGCTGTAATCCAAGCATCAATAAAAAAAATAAAAGGATTTCAAAAAAGTGAAAAGTAA
- a CDS encoding translation initiation factor IF-2, translated as MTTTTSPQSEEKIIKIPETITVQRFSEILQLSVSAVIMELMKNKILATINDEIDFETASIIAQDLGFTTQKDLDVTAGESVTLEKLLEICRQEKEKGLRLTPRPPIVTILGHVDHGKTTLLDYIRKASVAQSEVGGITQGISAYQTKKQGKYITFVDTPGHEAFASMRQRGVSLADIAILVVAADDGVKPQTKEVIAYLKEKKIPTIVAITKIDKPEAKTARVKQEVSEHGILLEGWGGDVMCAEVSGKSGKGVDQLLESILLLSEVEDFSADKKRDGLGIVLEGNLDAKKGPVAIVLVKTGTFRVGQDVVAGTVSGRIRRIENWKGESIPFAEPSVPATIIGLSDVPQSNTILQVIDAKKERRLRDTINFSKKKTISAQKDDSKKVVSVILKADTQGSLEAVQQILSTFTNDEVSLDYIDAGIGSITESDIRSAKAGEASIFGFSVEATPVAKRMAQADSVEIKTYRIIYELVDDIKTRMENLLEPEVIRTDLGKMGVLAIFKTTKKDMILGGKVIKGKIAKGANIEVMREDRLIGIGKLVNLQQNKVDVNEVKQNYECGVTFEGETRIVAGDILVCSFQEIRKRTLSASR; from the coding sequence ATGACAACAACTACATCTCCTCAAAGTGAAGAAAAAATAATAAAAATCCCCGAAACAATAACTGTCCAAAGATTTTCTGAAATTCTTCAACTTTCTGTTTCTGCAGTTATAATGGAATTGATGAAAAATAAAATCTTGGCCACTATAAATGATGAGATTGATTTTGAAACAGCCAGTATTATAGCGCAAGATCTTGGATTCACTACACAAAAAGACTTAGATGTTACTGCTGGGGAAAGCGTTACCTTAGAAAAACTTCTTGAAATTTGTCGTCAAGAAAAAGAGAAGGGTTTAAGACTTACTCCTCGTCCACCAATAGTTACTATTCTCGGACACGTTGATCATGGAAAAACTACTCTACTTGATTATATTCGCAAAGCAAGCGTTGCTCAATCTGAAGTCGGAGGGATTACTCAAGGCATCAGTGCTTATCAAACAAAAAAACAAGGTAAATATATAACATTTGTCGACACACCTGGTCATGAGGCCTTCGCATCTATGCGACAACGTGGTGTTTCCTTGGCAGATATAGCAATCCTTGTTGTTGCTGCTGATGACGGAGTAAAACCTCAAACAAAGGAAGTTATCGCGTATTTAAAGGAAAAGAAAATACCTACCATCGTAGCTATAACGAAAATTGATAAACCGGAAGCTAAAACTGCTCGAGTAAAACAAGAGGTTTCTGAGCATGGCATTCTCTTGGAAGGTTGGGGAGGAGATGTTATGTGTGCTGAGGTAAGTGGTAAAAGTGGAAAAGGTGTCGATCAATTATTAGAAAGTATTCTCCTTCTTTCTGAAGTAGAAGACTTTTCAGCTGATAAAAAACGAGATGGTTTAGGTATTGTTCTTGAAGGAAATCTTGATGCGAAAAAAGGTCCTGTTGCGATCGTATTAGTAAAAACAGGAACATTCCGAGTAGGTCAGGATGTTGTAGCGGGAACAGTTTCTGGACGAATTCGAAGGATAGAAAACTGGAAGGGTGAATCCATACCTTTCGCAGAACCTTCTGTTCCAGCAACTATAATAGGACTTTCTGACGTACCTCAGTCAAACACTATTTTGCAAGTTATTGATGCAAAAAAAGAAAGACGCTTACGAGATACCATAAACTTCTCAAAGAAAAAAACAATCTCAGCTCAAAAAGATGATTCAAAAAAAGTAGTTTCCGTTATCCTTAAGGCAGATACACAAGGATCTCTCGAAGCAGTTCAACAAATCCTTTCTACATTTACCAATGATGAAGTTTCTCTTGATTATATTGATGCTGGCATTGGGAGTATAACAGAATCCGATATTCGCTCAGCAAAAGCTGGTGAGGCTTCTATTTTTGGATTTAGCGTAGAAGCAACCCCTGTTGCTAAAAGAATGGCTCAAGCTGACTCTGTTGAAATAAAAACATATCGTATTATTTATGAATTGGTTGATGATATAAAAACTCGAATGGAAAATCTCCTTGAACCAGAAGTGATCCGCACAGATCTTGGGAAAATGGGAGTGCTTGCAATTTTCAAAACAACAAAGAAAGATATGATTTTGGGAGGAAAAGTCATAAAAGGAAAGATTGCCAAAGGAGCTAATATTGAAGTTATGCGCGAAGATCGTCTTATTGGAATAGGAAAACTCGTCAACTTGCAACAGAATAAAGTCGATGTAAATGAGGTAAAACAAAATTACGAATGTGGAGTTACCTTTGAAGGTGAAACTCGCATTGTCGCTGGAGACATTCTCGTCTGTTCTTTTCAAGAAATACGAAAACGAACACTCTCAGCATCTCGATAA
- a CDS encoding HDIG domain-containing protein: MKYIIPPSVLHTGKTLLEAGFEVYLVGGCVRDLLMQKKPKDWDFTTNALPEQIQKLFPDSFYENTFGTVGIKVPEEISIDSSDRIIEITTYRTELGYSDNRRPDHIHFAKTLKEDLLRRDFTMNAIALSPLKNEIQDFYNGEKDIEQKIIRAVGDPNERFSEDALRMMRAVRFSSELCFSIEEKTLQAIQKNASLLKNIAKERIRLELERILLSPHPSEGIEMLEKSDLLQYIIPELREGIGVSQNLHHTYTVWEHNLLALKTCPSKKLSVRLAALLHDVGKPRTKKGDGKFATFYNHDHVGARITREILKRLTFPREIVEHTTLLVDQHLFYYNVEEVTESAVRRVIARVGLENIKDLIDVRIGDRLGSGVPKAKPYRLRHFEYMVEKVSHDPINVKDLKINGNDLTQTLTLKPGPKIGAILDVLLGEVIEDSSKNTKEFLLERARKLESQEIETLRHTAKSRIEEQRKKDEDFMKSKYWVK; this comes from the coding sequence ATGAAATATATAATTCCTCCATCAGTACTACACACTGGAAAAACTTTACTTGAAGCGGGTTTTGAGGTTTATCTCGTAGGAGGTTGCGTTCGGGATCTTCTTATGCAAAAAAAACCAAAAGATTGGGATTTTACGACAAATGCACTCCCGGAACAAATACAAAAACTATTCCCTGATAGTTTTTATGAAAATACTTTTGGCACCGTTGGCATCAAAGTTCCTGAAGAAATTTCCATAGATTCCAGTGATCGTATTATTGAAATCACTACGTATAGAACCGAATTGGGTTATTCAGATAATAGACGCCCTGATCACATACACTTTGCCAAAACTTTAAAGGAAGATCTCTTACGAAGAGATTTTACTATGAATGCTATTGCTCTATCCCCTCTTAAAAACGAGATTCAAGATTTCTATAATGGCGAGAAAGATATTGAACAAAAAATTATTCGTGCCGTAGGAGACCCAAATGAACGTTTTTCTGAAGATGCTCTTCGCATGATGAGGGCTGTTCGATTTTCAAGTGAGCTCTGTTTTTCTATCGAAGAAAAAACTCTACAAGCCATACAAAAAAATGCTTCTCTTCTCAAAAATATTGCGAAAGAACGTATTCGTTTAGAATTGGAGCGCATTCTTCTTTCCCCACATCCTTCTGAGGGAATAGAAATGCTTGAAAAATCAGATCTTCTTCAATACATAATTCCCGAACTTCGTGAAGGAATTGGTGTTTCTCAAAATCTTCACCACACGTATACTGTATGGGAACATAACCTTTTAGCACTTAAAACTTGCCCATCGAAAAAACTTTCCGTTCGTCTCGCTGCACTTTTGCATGACGTAGGAAAACCCCGAACAAAAAAAGGTGATGGAAAATTCGCCACCTTCTATAATCATGATCATGTTGGTGCTCGTATAACACGAGAAATTCTCAAACGTCTCACCTTTCCTCGTGAAATTGTAGAACACACAACCCTTCTCGTAGATCAACATCTCTTTTATTACAACGTGGAAGAAGTTACAGAGTCCGCCGTAAGACGAGTAATTGCGCGTGTTGGTCTTGAAAACATAAAAGATCTTATTGATGTTCGCATTGGGGATCGACTTGGAAGTGGTGTTCCTAAAGCTAAACCCTACCGACTTAGACATTTTGAATATATGGTAGAGAAAGTTTCTCATGATCCTATAAATGTTAAGGATCTCAAAATAAATGGAAATGATCTCACTCAAACTCTTACCCTTAAACCTGGACCAAAAATTGGCGCCATTCTTGACGTTCTTCTTGGAGAAGTTATTGAGGATTCTTCAAAAAATACTAAAGAGTTTCTTCTTGAGCGCGCTCGTAAACTTGAATCACAAGAAATTGAAACACTTCGCCATACAGCCAAATCTCGCATTGAAGAACAAAGAAAAAAAGATGAGGACTTTATGAAAAGTAAATATTGGGTAAAATAA
- a CDS encoding slipin family protein, which produces METFLLYLFFIGIGVILISIKQINQYERGVKFTFGKFTSIIEPGWRLIFPIIQGYQKVDMRTRAVDVPDQEAITKDNISVRVNAVIYYRVNDAQKAILEVENFYFAVSQLAQTTMRNIVGEVDLDELLSNRNAIAEKIRLIIDKSSDSWGVQVESVELKDAILPEDMKRTIAKQAEAEREKRAVIIKAEGELISAENMAKAASILSGSNGALHLRTLQTLNDISSDESNTMIFVTPIELIQAIEGFSKKISR; this is translated from the coding sequence ATGGAAACATTTCTTTTGTATTTATTCTTTATAGGAATTGGGGTTATTCTTATTTCTATAAAACAAATCAATCAATACGAGCGTGGAGTAAAATTTACTTTTGGAAAATTTACCTCCATTATAGAACCTGGCTGGAGACTTATTTTTCCTATAATACAAGGATATCAAAAAGTAGACATGCGAACCCGAGCTGTAGACGTTCCTGATCAAGAAGCTATTACCAAGGATAATATTTCTGTTCGAGTTAATGCTGTTATTTATTATCGAGTAAATGACGCTCAAAAAGCAATATTGGAAGTAGAAAATTTTTATTTTGCTGTATCTCAACTTGCCCAAACTACAATGAGAAATATCGTAGGAGAGGTAGATCTCGATGAACTTCTTTCAAATAGAAACGCCATAGCAGAAAAAATACGTCTTATCATTGATAAATCATCTGATTCTTGGGGAGTTCAAGTAGAATCTGTTGAACTTAAAGATGCTATTCTTCCTGAGGATATGAAAAGGACTATCGCCAAACAAGCTGAAGCTGAAAGAGAAAAACGAGCTGTCATTATCAAAGCTGAAGGAGAACTTATCTCAGCTGAAAATATGGCTAAAGCTGCCTCTATTCTCTCGGGAAGTAATGGCGCTCTCCATTTACGAACACTTCAAACACTCAATGATATTAGTAGCGATGAATCTAATACTATGATCTTTGTGACTCCTATAGAGCTTATACAAGCTATTGAAGGTTTTTCAAAGAAGATTTCTCGCTAA
- a CDS encoding ribonucleotide-diphosphate reductase subunit beta translates to MQKNPIFNPLGNDDVSDRAIIKGNTTGLFNLNATKYSWAKSLYQVMIGNFWVPEKVMGLKDDARMFHSEMSAEEQRAYKGILSFLIFLDSIQTVNLPNFSEYITSPEVNLILSIQAYQEAIHSQSYATILESVVDSDERTEIYYFWRKNKILLKRNTYIGQMYQDFIDTPSDENFFRGIVANFLLESLYFYNGFAFFDTLTDRGKMQATGRMIAYIRRDELTHVSIFANIIREIRKEFPSIYNEKLIVEMMKSAVDQEIEWGTHILGNKIPGINAVTTREYTRWLANKRLATLSINPLYPDAIANPYKHLDRLQDTNGDKGNFFETTVVNYTQSSSLKGSWDF, encoded by the coding sequence ATGCAAAAAAATCCCATATTTAATCCTTTAGGGAACGATGACGTTTCAGATAGGGCTATTATAAAGGGAAATACAACAGGATTATTCAATTTAAATGCTACAAAATATTCTTGGGCAAAATCTTTGTATCAAGTTATGATTGGTAATTTTTGGGTTCCTGAAAAGGTAATGGGACTTAAAGATGATGCTCGCATGTTTCATTCAGAAATGAGTGCGGAAGAACAGCGAGCCTATAAGGGTATACTTTCTTTTCTTATTTTTTTGGATTCTATACAGACGGTTAATTTGCCGAATTTTTCTGAGTATATTACGAGTCCAGAAGTAAATCTCATCTTGTCTATTCAGGCATATCAAGAGGCAATTCATTCACAGTCATATGCAACTATCCTTGAATCTGTCGTGGATAGTGATGAGCGTACTGAGATTTATTATTTTTGGAGAAAAAATAAAATTCTTCTCAAAAGAAATACGTATATAGGTCAAATGTACCAAGATTTTATAGATACCCCAAGCGATGAAAACTTCTTCCGTGGAATTGTAGCTAATTTCCTTTTGGAGTCACTGTATTTCTATAATGGATTTGCTTTCTTTGATACCTTAACAGATCGTGGGAAAATGCAAGCGACAGGAAGGATGATTGCTTATATTCGAAGGGATGAACTTACTCATGTCTCGATATTTGCGAATATTATTCGTGAAATACGAAAAGAATTTCCCTCTATTTATAACGAAAAACTTATTGTTGAAATGATGAAGTCAGCTGTTGATCAAGAAATAGAATGGGGGACGCATATTTTAGGAAATAAAATTCCTGGAATAAATGCGGTAACAACAAGAGAATATACTCGATGGCTTGCCAATAAACGCCTAGCAACACTTAGTATTAATCCTTTATATCCTGATGCTATAGCAAACCCCTATAAACATCTTGATCGTTTACAAGATACTAATGGGGACAAAGGAAATTTTTTTGAAACAACGGTTGTAAATTACACTCAGTCAAGTTCGCTTAAGGGAAGTTGGGATTTCTAA
- a CDS encoding ribonucleoside-diphosphate reductase subunit alpha: MTITHIQKRDGEIEDFDRARIEEAIQKACDAIGEKDQEFIPFLVDEIVEELERHCENEIHSSIPVVEKIQDAVERALMRVEYFEVAKAYILYREEHRREREERKEYLISQFEKKSLKVIKNNKSKELFDIKKIKKVFDRASKGYEKQCLFKELVEAFKNNIVEDIKTSDINKLLVKTCIDLVSVENIAWQYVGARIFLGNLYKQALSNRKLSMEKLYSAQSYKSLFDDYIQQGLYYKDFYQYYSKEDILEAGRYLNKNTDENYEYTTILSLANRYLLNPNKIVKELPQEMYMSVALFLAIPEKKENRLKFALRLYEECSEQRISLPTPTLLNARTNYHQLSSCFKINIDDDLRAIYHGIENMAQISKFGGGIGVYLGHIRSRGAMIRKVEGTSGGVNPWIKVINDTANAVNQLGARAGAISVTLDIWHADIYDFLDLQTETGDIRSKAFDIFPAVSIPDIFMKRLKDEGEWTLFDPHEVGSVWGKKLEDHFGKEFEKFYKELEADNRLKLKKTVLAKDLFKKFLKATVETGMPYVFYRDTVNRLNPNKHAGNIYSTQLCTEICQNTSPTVFKKEVLEESGEIIIRYQPGDLVVCNLASVNVAKVYTESVMKKTFPILLRVLDNVITLNYYPIKEAERTALRYRSIGIGYLGLAEYLATRKLAYESLEARVQVDQLFERYAYYTYRSSINLAKERGSYELYKGSEYSKGILLGHKSSWFEENTKYAEQWKRIFLDMKEYGVRFGYHTAPAPNTSTAGVVGTTAALLPIYKKYFIETNLSSSTIRVAPKLNKENFWYYREYITMDMADVIDMIAIVYKWIDQSISFEWMIDPARTSPAQLFGYYMKAWEDGIKTVYYVRSLSGEIKDDCVSCSG; this comes from the coding sequence ATGACTATCACACATATTCAAAAACGTGACGGTGAAATAGAGGACTTTGATCGAGCAAGAATCGAAGAAGCTATCCAAAAAGCATGTGATGCTATAGGAGAAAAAGATCAGGAGTTTATTCCATTTCTTGTTGATGAGATTGTTGAAGAATTGGAACGTCATTGTGAAAATGAAATTCATTCATCAATCCCTGTTGTTGAAAAGATACAAGATGCTGTTGAGCGAGCTTTGATGCGAGTTGAATATTTTGAGGTAGCAAAGGCATATATTCTTTATCGTGAGGAACATCGACGAGAACGCGAAGAGCGAAAAGAATATCTCATTTCACAGTTTGAGAAAAAATCACTTAAAGTGATAAAAAATAATAAATCTAAAGAACTTTTTGATATAAAAAAGATAAAAAAAGTCTTTGATAGGGCTTCAAAGGGCTATGAAAAACAATGTCTTTTTAAAGAATTAGTTGAGGCTTTTAAAAATAACATTGTAGAGGATATTAAAACATCTGATATAAATAAACTTTTAGTAAAGACTTGTATTGATTTGGTGAGTGTGGAAAATATTGCTTGGCAATATGTAGGAGCAAGAATTTTTTTGGGGAATTTGTACAAACAGGCACTTTCTAACCGAAAACTTTCAATGGAGAAATTATATTCAGCACAGTCTTACAAATCTTTATTTGATGATTATATTCAACAGGGTCTCTATTATAAGGATTTTTATCAATATTATTCTAAAGAAGATATTCTGGAAGCAGGCCGTTATTTAAATAAAAATACGGATGAAAATTATGAATATACAACTATATTATCTCTTGCAAATAGATATCTTTTAAATCCTAATAAGATTGTTAAGGAACTTCCTCAGGAGATGTATATGTCAGTTGCTTTATTTTTGGCTATTCCTGAGAAAAAAGAGAACCGTCTTAAATTTGCTTTACGTCTTTACGAAGAATGTTCTGAGCAAAGAATATCATTACCAACTCCGACACTCCTTAATGCAAGAACGAATTACCATCAACTTTCTAGCTGTTTTAAAATAAATATAGATGATGATTTAAGAGCCATTTATCATGGTATTGAGAATATGGCGCAGATTTCTAAATTTGGAGGGGGTATTGGTGTGTATCTCGGTCATATTCGCTCACGAGGGGCGATGATTCGTAAAGTAGAGGGTACCTCTGGCGGAGTTAATCCTTGGATAAAAGTTATAAATGATACGGCTAATGCAGTTAATCAGCTCGGGGCTCGTGCTGGAGCAATTTCTGTTACGCTTGATATTTGGCATGCAGATATTTATGATTTCCTTGATCTTCAAACAGAAACAGGAGATATTCGTTCTAAAGCATTTGATATATTTCCAGCCGTTTCTATTCCTGATATTTTTATGAAAAGATTGAAGGATGAGGGGGAATGGACACTTTTTGATCCCCATGAAGTGGGTAGTGTTTGGGGGAAAAAATTAGAAGATCATTTTGGAAAAGAATTTGAAAAATTTTATAAAGAACTTGAAGCTGATAATCGTTTGAAATTAAAGAAAACAGTTCTTGCAAAGGATTTATTTAAAAAATTTCTCAAAGCAACAGTTGAAACAGGTATGCCCTATGTGTTTTATAGGGATACTGTAAATAGATTAAATCCAAATAAACACGCTGGAAATATTTATTCTACTCAGCTTTGTACAGAAATTTGTCAAAATACATCACCTACAGTATTTAAAAAAGAAGTTTTGGAAGAAAGTGGAGAAATTATTATTCGCTATCAACCTGGAGATCTTGTTGTTTGTAATCTTGCTTCTGTAAATGTTGCTAAAGTCTATACGGAATCAGTGATGAAAAAAACATTTCCCATTCTTCTACGTGTCTTGGATAATGTGATAACACTTAATTATTATCCTATCAAAGAAGCTGAGAGAACAGCCCTTAGATATCGCAGTATAGGAATAGGATATTTAGGTTTGGCAGAATATTTAGCAACGAGAAAGTTGGCATATGAAAGTTTGGAAGCAAGAGTACAAGTTGATCAACTTTTTGAACGATATGCGTATTATACATATCGCTCATCGATAAATTTAGCGAAAGAGCGAGGCTCATATGAATTATATAAAGGAAGTGAATATAGTAAAGGAATACTTCTTGGACATAAAAGTTCATGGTTTGAAGAAAATACTAAATATGCAGAACAATGGAAACGCATCTTCTTAGATATGAAAGAATATGGAGTACGATTTGGTTATCATACAGCTCCAGCCCCAAATACATCCACAGCGGGTGTGGTTGGTACAACAGCAGCACTTCTTCCTATATATAAAAAATATTTTATTGAAACAAATCTCAGCTCTTCCACAATAAGAGTAGCTCCAAAACTTAATAAAGAAAATTTTTGGTATTATAGGGAATATATTACTATGGATATGGCAGATGTCATTGATATGATAGCGATTGTGTATAAATGGATTGACCAATCAATAAGTTTTGAGTGGATGATTGATCCTGCGCGGACAAGTCCTGCACAACTCTTTGGTTATTATATGAAAGCGTGGGAAGATGGTATTAAAACGGTATATTATGTACGAAGCTTATCAGGTGAAATAAAAGACGATTGTGTTTCGTGTAGCGGATAA
- a CDS encoding superoxide dismutase: protein MYHPKKFEHLLGISGMSEDLLRNHFTLYEGYVANVNKLQDSLIELRRNEKFIVPEYAEMNRRFGWEWNGMRLHELYFGNLTKEKSFLLEGKLKEAFKKEWGSLEVWEKDFRSMAVMRGIGWIVLYYDPQEDQFFNVWINEHDGGHLSGSIPLLVMDVFEHAYMIDYGLKRVDYIEIFMKAIDWRVVESRFVK, encoded by the coding sequence ATGTATCATCCGAAGAAATTTGAACATCTTTTGGGAATCTCAGGAATGAGTGAAGATTTATTAAGGAATCATTTTACCCTTTATGAAGGATATGTTGCCAATGTTAATAAATTACAAGATTCTTTGATAGAATTAAGGAGAAATGAGAAGTTTATCGTGCCAGAATATGCGGAAATGAATCGACGATTTGGATGGGAATGGAATGGTATGCGACTTCATGAATTGTATTTTGGAAATCTTACAAAAGAAAAATCTTTTCTTTTGGAAGGAAAATTGAAAGAGGCTTTCAAGAAAGAATGGGGAAGTTTGGAGGTGTGGGAAAAAGATTTTCGATCTATGGCTGTAATGAGAGGAATTGGTTGGATTGTGCTCTACTATGATCCCCAAGAAGATCAATTTTTTAATGTATGGATTAATGAGCATGACGGAGGACATCTTTCTGGCTCGATCCCACTTCTTGTGATGGATGTATTCGAACACGCATATATGATTGACTATGGTTTGAAGCGAGTGGATTATATTGAAATTTTTATGAAAGCTATTGATTGGCGTGTTGTTGAATCTCGGTTTGTAAAATAG
- a CDS encoding redoxin domain-containing protein: MEQINNNRHPVIGEKIEDLSFEVFQNNRISKKKISDFKDKWLIIFFYPADFTFICPTELEDLAENYKDFVKEGAEIVSFSTDTAFVHKAWHDNSPSIKKITYPMGADPTAQIAKYFGIYIPEEGLALRGTFIIDPKGVLKAYEVNDNSIGRNAEELLRKLRASIYVSKHKGEVCPARWTPGKKTLKPGVDLVGKI, encoded by the coding sequence ATGGAACAAATAAATAATAATCGACATCCTGTAATAGGGGAAAAAATCGAAGATCTTTCGTTTGAAGTATTTCAAAATAATAGAATTTCGAAGAAAAAAATATCTGATTTTAAAGATAAGTGGTTAATTATCTTTTTTTATCCAGCAGATTTTACTTTTATTTGCCCTACGGAGCTTGAAGATCTCGCAGAGAATTATAAAGATTTTGTTAAAGAAGGTGCTGAAATTGTTAGTTTTAGTACAGATACGGCATTTGTTCATAAGGCTTGGCATGATAATTCACCTTCTATAAAAAAGATTACTTATCCAATGGGAGCTGACCCTACTGCACAAATAGCAAAGTATTTCGGAATTTATATTCCAGAGGAAGGACTTGCTCTTCGAGGAACATTCATTATCGATCCAAAGGGAGTGCTTAAGGCCTACGAAGTGAATGATAATTCTATTGGACGAAATGCTGAAGAATTACTTCGAAAATTGAGAGCGTCTATTTATGTATCAAAGCATAAGGGAGAGGTTTGTCCTGCTCGATGGACTCCAGGGAAGAAAACATTAAAGCCAGGAGTAGACTTGGTAGGAAAGATTTAA